Part of the Phycodurus eques isolate BA_2022a chromosome 3, UOR_Pequ_1.1, whole genome shotgun sequence genome, gtaacatctctGCTAATTTGCATTAGCCCGCCGTCTATGGAATTTTGTATTATATGACTTTcgttaggcggcacggtgtaggactggttagagcatctgcctcacagttctgaggaccggggttcaatccccggccccgccagtgtggagtttgcatgttctccccttgcctgtgtgggttttgtccaggcactccggtttcctcccacatcccaaaaacatgcattgtaggttgattgaagactctaaattgcccgtaggtgtgaatgtgagtacgaatgcttgtttgtgtatgtgtgccctgcgattggctggcaaccagttcagggtgtaccctgcgcctcctgcccgatgatagctggtacaggctccagcactcccgcgacccttgtgtggataagcggctcagaaaattgatggatggatggatggacttccgTTAGACGAAATTATATAATTTGGTTGAACGTTTTGGTGGTTAAATATCGAATTTTTAATTCTCATTTTTCAGTTTAATGTGTCTGTTTTACAGCAAAGTTCAACTGGGAGTTCCAAAtgaagcttgaagcaagcacgctggCCCTCtgatttggagaactgtgcgagcgagtcttcttttcatttcctcaaagtaaCGTTATACGATAGTCTCCCTTTTCTGAACGGCGAGAGCGTGAGAACAGGTGCcaaggaatttttttaaaagtgtgttgtaataagttgaaatgtaacaggggtaaaactatataaaaagtattttttctatggtctctctatatgaCGGATTTGCACCTATCAGGGGTGGATCTGAAACAtatcccctgcgataaacgggGGCTCACTGTAAATCCATAAGAAGCATAACATAGAAGGGGGCGGGGGTTGTCCACAATTTTTGGCCTTTGTACATACAACGCACGCTATGAGCCCTCCCCCCCTGCCTGGTTTTCTAAAGGTGGGTTATCTGTCACACAAACTCTCAAGTTGCTACACAACACTGTTACTCGGTAAATACTCAATCAGTACTATAGCACACCACAAGCATTGGGCTACATACCAATCATGCTTTTGTGTAATGTTCTATAcagatgtgcttgtgtgtgtgtgtgtgtgtgtgtgtgtgtgtgtgtgtgtgtgtgtgtgtgtgtgtgtgtgtgtaaggggcTGGGGGGTTCACACAGCATGACTCAGCACATCTATCTATGGCCGTTCTTGCCATTTTCTAGTACATCCACTTAGTCAGCCCAGTCTTCAAAAATGTGTCCACCACATCCCTGCTTGTGTTctgcatgtgtctgtgtgtgtgcttttttttatcCTACCCTGCCACCCCCCAAAAGAGGGGGAGCGAGGAGGCCCCCCCAGTCAAATCCCCCTGAAGGGGAGCGAGTGGAGGATTGTGGGATGTGAGACTGCAGGTGGCGGGAACCGCCATCAACTGTCGGGGTTGAGCTGGGTTTCAATGTCCACTCTGCAGATGGGGCACTTCcggctggttgccagccactggTCCACGCACCCTTGGTGGAACAGGTGCATGCAGGGTAATCTcctaaacacatacacacagaggaGACAGTTCAGTGAAACAATACAcggcggtaccttgacttacaagtttatttcattctgtgaccaggctcttaactcaaaacacatgtCGCTAAAgtaatctttccccattgaaatgaatggaaactgTATTAAACAATTCCAAccggaaaaaacaacaacaacactaacACTAGATATTTTTGTTATGtgttttaatatgaaaaaacaGCAATCCATAGTATTGTACTATATAAATACATGCAGTCATActgcaaaataatgaaatagaatgtaagTGCATtgtgatttcatgctttaattcacCAGACaatgtgctgctctttctggtgtgcacgccttggaCGCCAGGGGGCAGTACAATAAACACATGGATACAACATTTGATGGTGGAACACGAAGACCAAGCTCCAGTAATTTCAATTGTATTTCGCACagcataaagaatatatgcctttgggtattgttatattcactgtctgcatgtgttgctgcaccagttgtgttcaaatatgcattgtttaaaggtttataactagggcgacattgatgctagtttcattagcttgtctatggcattttgtattgtgcgttaacattaagctagctgacCGTCATAAGACAACTTTGAAGCGCATAATTCTCCTTGTTTTACGTTTAGTTGTACTGTAAAAACTTTAAATGGGAGTGAAAAGAGATaagttttaaatagttttaacCCTCCCTCATTTCAAATAGTCACGTCGTGAAGCCTTAGTGGCATAAGAGATGTTCAGGGCCAGAAGAGGGACACAAGATATCCAGGCCCAAATGGTTTTCTCCATAAATAATCTGAAGGTGAAATCAAACACAGCAAGCGCAACTGGTTCCAATGTAGTTACAATGCTAAAACCAATTAGGGATTCACAATTTGGCTGCAAACAgcacagggcacacacaaaaaaaaatagaaaaaaaaaaaatatatatccaacAGCACATGCAGGGAAATTTAAAACAGATGGTTCCAACTAGGTGGAATACTAAGACTAATTGTTTTGTTGTGACGTATTTATTGGAGGCATTAGGAATTTCACAGAGTGCAAGAAATCTAGAAATCTAACGGTGATTCAGAAGTAATCCATTTTATACTGCATGCTGCAGAATTTGAACGTGAAGAAATGTAACGGGAAAAGTCTGAACATTCcctatgttttattttgtcttgtttttttttcttgtctaaGTTTAACTGTACGGGACTAATTTCTCAAAAGTAATTTCTTCTTTGGATAAAGCCTCCATTGTGGGAAGATGTTTGATTTAGTAAGCTCTGCtatccaaaataatttttttattgatagaACTAGAAAAACACAGATGACAGTAATGCTTATATTGAGAGGGACTGAAAATAAATTCTCAATACAAATAACTGTCCTTCCCTTCCTGAAgcatattgaagaattttaTCTTTTTCTTTATGGTCAGGACCTTCCTCTGGCTTCCATAGGCTGATTACCAAACGCCTTTGAAGATTCAAGCCACTTGAGGGCCATATATTGACTTTTTATCAAAGTTGACATTTTTccaacaatgtacagtatttatattaaAGCACAAACCTgtaaaaacagattttaaaaactACTGCTATATAAACTGTAGCTATCCAAACTAGCGTGCCACGAACGACGACATAAGGTAAATTGAAGGAAGTTTATTCTTGGGGGGGTAACTGTTTCAAAGCTTTTTTCAAAGCAACATTCCAAaatggggagagaaaaaaaaacaaatgcaaaactaAGGCCACTGTGCtgcatacatttttacattactCTGATTTCTGTCTTTTTACTGCACTACAAGCTTATCTCATCTACTCACGCCAACTTATATTCCTTGCTTGTTATCTGTTACATTCATGAATGTTATTTTGAGATTTATTacgtaaaaaaacacaaaaaaagcatgcaaatgtgtgtctgtgtgtgtatgttctgGTACCTGACATCCTCTCCGTCCTCCAGCATGGACAAACAGATGGTGCACTTCTCATCGGTGTCCAACTCCTCGTCGTCCAGACACATCTTCAGGTCCTGCGGGAATCTCTGCAACATCGATACAAGCTCTTCATtacttcagtgtgtgtgtgtgtgtgtgtgtgtgtgtgtgtgtgtgcatgtgtgtgcatgtgtgttagcCTATGCCAGTATGAGCTAAGTATGCTTTGAAggagaagggggggaaaaaaagttggaaatgaTGTCTTCTCTCAGAGAGTGAGCCAAATGATGTGACACTCTTCTCCAAGTATTTGGGTCACGTTCGCTGTATATACTTATTAAAATTCACTGGAGTGACTCATCTTTCGCGGTGATATGGTGAAGTCGCCACGCTGGTCTCACTTAATTTGCTGCTAGAAATGAGTTTGACCTTTGAACTCACTTCCACACAGTAAGCTTACCTTCTTGTACTTGTGGGGGAAAGTGAATCTCTCGATGGTGGTCTGGACGGCGCCACGGTTCACGTTGCCAAGTCGATCCTCCAGCTGCAAAAGTTCCTGTTTTAAACAAACAGAACACATGAGGCACAGGAGGAGAATTTGCAAATGTGATCAATTTCTGCCAAGATGGGCTGTAGGAGGATGTAAAAGTGGTTATGTTACATTGTGAAGCATTGGAGGCCTAAAGGATTTTCAGGACCAGCAGAGAGTGCAAGAAAGTCAGACCCACCTGGCCCGTTGCCTAAATGGACCGCAGGAGAAATCTGGTTTTGAATCAGAGGTTTTTGTTACAGGATGCTactgaatttgaaagtgaagaGAGTCAAGGGGAAAGTCTGCACATTCTTTCTGttctattttgacattttttgtgtcTAACAGGGTTTGATTTAATTGTAAGTGACTGTTGGAATAATGTCTGCTATGGATAAGAATTcctttgttgaaaaaaatggttAGTAAGGTCAGCCATAAGACAGTATTTTCCAAATAAGAATACAGAGGCCCCCTGCTATTTCTGGGGGACAGGGACTAGGCTGGacagcaaatagtgaaaatccacaacCATTATCATtgcaatgaaaaatatatatatatttttaaattgtttataacaaaaaaaaaaaaaaaaaaaaaaaagattattgaaTAAGCAGAGATAAATTGCCAATAAGCATTTTTGGGGTGGgttcaacccccccccaaacaaaaagggggaaaaaaagaaaaaacaaattcttaATTGGAaaggaatttgaaaaaaatgaaacaaaattgaaaaaaacaaacctgccaataggtgaatctgtgggtgccgaaccgcgagtatgcgagggtccactgtataaataatttttaagaaaagactcgaaaaaaaaaattaccacccaaaaatatttaccaaaaaatTTATTTCCAGTACTTtccttatttgtttatttacccAAGAAATGTGACTTCCATTATACAATTAGCTatggatgaaaaaaatggaaagctTTTACTGTGTCCTCACACCTGAAATAAAAGCTCCTTTGAATATGACGTTAAGTTTGAGCGAAAAACGGACCGATTACTAAATTAATCAGTTTGACAATAGTCAAATCTGAGTTTGCAGACTCCTGGGAAGTCCacgtacaaaaatgaaaatcataTATGTTGtactgtctttatttattttacttttaatctgaaatgaagtaatgtttgttaaaattaataataaaataacaaattcagAACATTTGAAGCTGCATGGTTGTcactggtgtagtggtacactcgcctgactttggtgcaggcagcgtgggttcagttcccactcagtgacggtgtgaatgtgagtgcgaatggtagtccgtgtctatatgtgcctgtgactgactggcgaccagttcagggtgtagtccgccttttgcccgaagtcagctgggataggctccagcgtcccgcgaccctaaccaggataagcggtgttgaaaatggatggatggatgggttgtcACTGGACCGCAGGTACATGACAAAAGAAATGCTTTCAATCCAACTCAGGCACAATGTCGTCAGAtcgatttaaaacaaacaaccccCCTCTCATtacttttaattctaattaaTTAGCATCACCCACCTCGTAGCTCTCCCTGACGGCAGACGCGTGGCGTGAGGGGTTGAGACTCTGCAGCGCCAGCAGGTGCAGCTGAGGGTACGGGTAGTTGCGGATCTCGTGAACGACCTGGAAGAGGATGGATAAAAGAGGACGGCGTCAGCCCCTGAGGATCGCAGCAGACGACCGGCCGCGTGTCCAGATGATGAATCGTCCAGCGACACCCCAGGAGGGGGTCTGTCCTGATCCAGACGTGATTGCGACTTACCACTTGCGTTGAGGCATTGTTCCTGGGGAAGTGGTGCATCCTGGGAGAGGTCAGGTAGTGCTGATAGTGCTGCGGCAGTGGGTGGATGTGGTACTGGTGTGGCGGGAGTCCTGCGTCCACACTTAGATCCctaggcagaaaaaaaactcccTTTATGCTCTGTGGTGAGATCTTATGTACAgaggtaccttgatttacaagttgAATTCGTTCCATGACTAAATTCATaactcattttatttcaaattaattgaaatgccattaaatcaaaaaatatttgattaaaaaatatagtatTTTTGTGCAAAATGGTGTCacaagccgagattcgaacTCCAAAGCTTAATCCTGTGTGGCAGACGTGCTTACCACTAACCACCATGTTGCCCCAGTTGCACACTAGCCTAAGAAATAATACAATAGTTGTTTTTCTGCACAGCTGCCACCAAAACTGCTTCCATACAGATATGTGAAAAATCCCATCAGCTACCACAATATGAATCATTTGATACGCTTTCACACCGGGTGGTATTCACAGAGGAGAAGACATGCTGATTCTGGAATGTTTataatgttactttttttaacaGAGTCGTTTGAGCTTTGAACAAAAGGCTAAGATGTTCACGCTAGTGTGGTCACTGGTTTCTGTCAGCAGTCCCAAACCAGTACCAGGTTACACAGAGAGACTGAacgaaaaatattttattgagcaTCAATGTCTGAAAGaagttcattcattcaccttccgttccgcttatcttcaccagggtcgcgggcgtgctggagcctatcccagcaatcttcaagtgagaggcgggctacaccctgaattggtcgccagccaatcgcagggcacatagaaacaaacaaccattcacgcacaaattcacacctaagggcaatttagagtcttcaatcaacctaccatgcatgtttttgggatgtgggaggaaaccggagtgcccggagaaaacccacacaggcacggggagaacatgcaaactccacacaggcggggccgggatttgaacacccgtcctcagaactgatgtgctaaccagtcgtccaccgtgccaccgtctgaaagaagtttttttttttgtaaatcaggTCCACCTATGACTCCGTACACATCTCAAAGTGTCCGTCGCAAGCATGTGAGTAAGTAAAAAATAAGGCCACAAGCTGGCAAAACTGAACTTTTTAGCTTTTTAGAAATGAGGAAAAGTCCAAATTATGATCCACAGACTACAACTTCCAAGGAAAAAGAAGGCTGCATTTAGGAGAGAAAATCAGTGGTACTTCTTACAGTAAAACATGTGACAGCAGGCCCGCAAATGAGGCAATAAAGCCTTCAAaattgctcccccccccccccccccccaaaaaaaaacctgaatacctcgcttccattttcaacatcctTATCCTTATGAAGCAGGATTTTCTTCAATGAAGgtgaccaaaacaaaattactgAACATAAGTAATACATTGTGTCCAATTACCCATAAATGGGACAAGCTCGTTGAAGAGAAATTAGCGTAATTATAATAGCTACATTCAGCGTAATGGTGAgctgtattttttaataaattgcttCTATGCCGGCCCCTCAAAATGTTGCCTTACATGAATACAGTctgtggcacacacacacaaaaaaaagggttGAAGAATATTAAGCCAGCTCGGTGAAATAGTGGTTAGAACGTCTACATCACAGGCGAAACGTTTTGGGTTCCAATCTCTGGCTTCTTGCCATATTCCCAAAAGAAGCTTGTTAGGGTTattcaagactaaattgtcaaaAGGTGTGAATGGCTTCGCTCACCCgcaacccgaatgaggacaagtgctatctaaaatggatggaagtatgAGATTATGCATTCCCAAAGATAAGAATGCTCATTTTTAGACTGAGAAATGTTTGCTGGATttcatattaatatttttttgaaatgaaactgCGGCAACTTAAAAGTGTCTCGAGTGCAAATTCTGCTGCTAACATTTCATGTCTCTAGGTTAAACCTCAGAAAACTCATTACTACCCATTAATGTTACAACTCCCATGAGGTATACGGGCTGTTTACTGCTCATTTTTGCTGTTCAAAGGAACTTGATCTTTGTCCTCATTTCCTTGAATAAAACTCAAGTACAAACATGTTCTAATAGCACCTAATTTAGGATAATCACATTTTGCCAGTTCAAACGAAACAGCGGGTTTGTGGACTTTTTACAAGGGCTTCATGCAGGCGTGTTTCCTACCAGTCTGTTCCCTCAGCCAAGTAGCGAGGCTGCTGCACCACCGGCTGTGGTGGGACGTGCAGAGGCGGCGCAAACTCATAGCCTGGACGCAGTCTGTGGGGCTGGTGAGGGACCCTCTCTGATGTGCGTCTACTGACACAAATAGGGAGACTTGTTTTATAAGGAAGTCAGAAATGTATATGGTTTCCCACAGCAAACATTGTTAAGATCTGAATGAATGAGGAAGACCCTGGCGAGACATATGAAGACATTTAATGGAACGGAATCACAACTCACATTCaccacacctacggacaatttaaagtctgaAATAAAGCTCATGTGTATGTTTTGGGAAATAGAAAACTTTAGTGTCTGAGTCAGGATTCAAATCCAGAAGCAACAGACCACTTTATACagggcaaggaaccatatttggtaccTTAAGTCTAAATGGATGCCATACACTTCACGAGAACCAAGTGACTTCTCATATCGGCAAGAAACAGTCATGATAACAATCAAAAGGTTATTATAAATATACGGTATTTATATTATACCAGTATCACATATTTATCAAAAATAATggcaataaatataaaagatgATTTTAATGATTCACTATTAACTACACATAaatcatttattgttttatttaatgctCTACAGTCATTTTGGtggattgtatttatttattaataaattACCATTGTCATAGCATATTTCCATGAGTGCCCTTtaaatgacaaatgtatttatttatttattcattctttatTTATCCATgcaaggcaattgagaacagattgtcAATGCCGACCTGAGTGCAGACAGCAGGTCCTGAAGGTGCTGTTAATGTAATCTGTTTTAATTACAGTATTAAATTATCATTGCCTGACCAGCCAGGTGAATGGATAATTATGATCCTCACTTACATGTGAAGCACATTTGATCGCCATTAAGTGCACGTACAGCTGTACAGTCTATAACTGCGGTATTGAAAATTCTGTTAAATTTGCTCAGGtgttactcacaggcataccagaaacaattatattatataaacaGATTATATTAATAATTGGCAAGAAGAAGTGCGCATCTGTGACTTTGATTCAGCTATTGTGTTTTGTTCTCATGATACGTATTgtacaagtgtacctaatattgtggtcGGGGCACTTGTGTAAGTTGGGGTGGGGAGGCAGTACCTGTTGGGCGGCAGGATGTGTCGGTGCTGGGCCTCGAGGATCTGCTGCTGGAGGAGGTATTGCTGGTGTAATGCCTGAGGTAGGAAGGGAGGGGCGGGGATGTCCTGGAACTGGGGGGCGGGCATGGGGTTGAGGGATGGGTGGTGTAGCGGGGGTCCGTGCTGGTGGCCGGGCGGGGCCAGGTGGGGGTTGATGCCCGACTGCGGCTGGCCCGGGTGGGGCATGGGGAAGTCCATGGGCAGCGGGGCCTGGGGGCCTAGCTGGAAGTGCCGGCAAGAGGTAGCATggctgtgctgctgctgctgttgccgaGTGAAATGGGATCCTGGGGGCGGAGAAGCAGAACACGTCAGGCACGCCAACACCAAAAACAAGTGGGAATTAATTGTGGGTGAAATGTGGTGTCACGATATATGTATGCGTGCGTGTTGACATAGCATGTTAATGAAGCCCTACCTCATACCTACGGTGACAAAATGCTT contains:
- the ark2cb gene encoding E3 ubiquitin-protein ligase ARK2C isoform X2, yielding MVLVHVGYLVLPVFGSVRNRGSHFTRQQQQQHSHATSCRHFQLGPQAPLPMDFPMPHPGQPQSGINPHLAPPGHQHGPPLHHPSLNPMPAPQFQDIPAPPFLPQALHQQYLLQQQILEAQHRHILPPNRRTSERVPHQPHRLRPGYEFAPPLHVPPQPVVQQPRYLAEGTDWDLSVDAGLPPHQYHIHPLPQHYQHYLTSPRMHHFPRNNASTQVVVHEIRNYPYPQLHLLALQSLNPSRHASAVRESYELEDRLGNVNRGAVQTTIERFTFPHKYKKRFPQDLKMCLDDEELDTDEKCTICLSMLEDGEDVRRLPCMHLFHQGCVDQWLATSRKCPICRVDIETQLNPDS
- the ark2cb gene encoding E3 ubiquitin-protein ligase ARK2C isoform X1 encodes the protein MVLVHVGYLVLPVFGSVRNRGSHFTRQQQQQHSHATSCRHFQLGPQAPLPMDFPMPHPGQPQSGINPHLAPPGHQHGPPLHHPSLNPMPAPQFQDIPAPPFLPQALHQQYLLQQQILEAQHRHILPPNRRTSERVPHQPHRLRPGYEFAPPLHVPPQPVVQQPRYLAEGTDWDLSVDAGLPPHQYHIHPLPQHYQHYLTSPRMHHFPRNNASTQVVVHEIRNYPYPQLHLLALQSLNPSRHASAVRESYEELLQLEDRLGNVNRGAVQTTIERFTFPHKYKKRFPQDLKMCLDDEELDTDEKCTICLSMLEDGEDVRRLPCMHLFHQGCVDQWLATSRKCPICRVDIETQLNPDS